In the Mytilus galloprovincialis chromosome 10, xbMytGall1.hap1.1, whole genome shotgun sequence genome, one interval contains:
- the LOC143047918 gene encoding lambda-crystallin-like: MDKVAIIGCGMIGRSWAMIFAGSGYKVSIYDTVPKQLEEGLAAIRSELESLKSAGQLRGTLSIEEQTALIEGTTNLTACVNNAFYIQECVFEDVEIKRQVHSKIDALMSDAAILASSTSCILPVRIADQLKHRNRFIVAHPTNPPYYVPLVELLPSQWADADVLTKTKDLMDKIGQTSITVKKQKDGLVLNRLQNAIFKECFDLFRKGVMTATDIDLVMTEGLGRRYAFLGVLETAYLNADGFDVYSQRYAKPILEVQKTFEPPQPFNDVPVLSKIQEEMVKKTPLDKLPERYQWRDARLSALNTLIKDMNKADASKQ; this comes from the exons tgGAATGATAGGTCGGAGCTGGGCTATGATATTTGCTGGGAGTGGTTATAAAGTGTCTATTTATGACACGGTCCCAAAACAACTAGAGGAAGGTTTAGCTGCAATAAGATCAGAGCTTGAAAGCCTAAAATCTGCAGGCCAGCTTAGAGGAACTTTGTCAATTGAGGAACAAACAGCCTTGATCGAAGGAACAACAAACCTAACAGCATGTGTAAACAATGCCTTTTATATTCAG GAATGTGTATTCGAGGACGTAGAGATAAAGCGACAAGTGCACAGTAAGATAGATGCTTTGATGAGCGACGCTGCCATTCTTGCGAGTTCCACTAGCTGTATTCTACCTGTTCGGATTGCTGACCAACTTAAACATAGAAATAGATTTATTGTTGCTCACCCG ACGAATCCCCCCTATTATGTGCCTCTGGTAGAACTTCTCCCCTCACAATGGGCTGATGCCGATGTCTTAACAAAAACTAAGGACTTGATGGACAAAATAGGGCAAACTTCAATCACAGTCAAAAAGCAAAAGGATGGATTAGTTTTGAACAGATTACAAAATGCAATCTTCAAAGAATGCTTTGATTTGTTTAGG AAAGGAGTTATGACAGCCACAGACATAGACCTAGTAATGACGGAAGGATTGGGAAGACGATATGCCTTTCTTGGAGTGTTAGAAACTGCTTACCTAAATGCTGAtg GCTTTGATGTTTATAGTCAGAGGTATGCTAAGCCAATTCTTGAAGTCCAAAAGACGTTTGAGCCACCACAGCCTTTTAACGATGTTCCAGTGCTCAGTAAAATACAAGAGGAAATGGTGAAGAAAACACCACTTGATAAACTTCCTGAACGATACCAATGGAGAGATGCTAGATTATCTGCCCTAAATACACTCATTAAAGACATGAATAAAGCTGATGCTAGTAAACAGtga